DNA from Lusitaniella coriacea LEGE 07157:
AACGGTCATGTGGGGATAGAGGGCATAGCTTTGAAACACCATTGCCATATTGCGATTTCCCGGTGCAACTTTATTCAAATTGCGCTCTCCCACTGCAACGGTTCCGGCGGTGGGTTCTTCTAAACCCGCAATAAGTCGCAACAGCGTCGATTTACCGCATCCCGAAGGGCCCAGCAGGGTGAGAAATTCCCCATCTTCAATCTCTAGGCTGATATCTTTGACCGGAACGACTTGGGGTGCAAATTGTTTGCGTAGGTTTTGGAGTTTGAGTTTTGCCATTTTGTTATTGGGTATAAAGTTTTACTGTTCGGGGAGTTCTCCGAAGCGTTCGCGATAGCGGGCGAGTAAGGTTTTTGTTTCGGCGAGTTGTTGTTCTGTTTGCTCGCGTTGTTGCTGTTCGACTAAGGCTTTTTGTTCGGCTTGTTCGCGCTGTTGCTGTTCTTGTCGTGCAACTTCTTCTGGCATTAACAGCAATTGATTCTCTCGGTCAAACCATCGCAATTTCGAGTTATGAACGCCTAAATAAAGCTGTAGCTGCTGACTCCATAATTGACCGTTAGCGTTGGGTTGGAGGTCTTGGTATTCGCCATCGACCAAGTGAAAGCCTTGGAATTCGAGGCTGTCAGGGTCAAACCAAAAATAATCCGGGGTGCGGAAAATATCTTGATAAATTTGTTTTTTTAATCCGCGATCGGTTTTGGCAGTAGAAGAGGAGAGAATTTCGATAATCAGGTTAGGGTATTTTCCATCTTCTTGCCAAACGACCCAACTTTTTCGGGGTTTGCGCTCGACTCCCAAGACGACAAAAAAATCGGGACCTCGGAATTGCTCGGACTTACGCTGGTTGGGACTGTAATAGATGGTGAGGTTGCCACAAGCGTAAAAGTCTTGGCGGGCGTTCCAAAACCATTCGAGACTTTGGAGCAGGAGGAGAATTTGTCGGAGGTGAAGTTCGCTTTCCAAAGGAGGTTCGTCGCTAAATAGGTCGCCGGGAGGAAATGCAATCTCTTGCGAGATGTCTTGGGGAGGGTCTAGGGGTTTGACGGAGGACATGGCACGGTTGAGAGGCTCGGTTTTCTTAATCTTAGGCTCTATTCCATCTATCCCTTGACTGCGCCTGCTGTAATCCCTTGAACGATACGGCGTTGGAACAGAAGAACGAGAATAATGAGAGGGAGAGTTCCCACAACAGTGGCTGCGGCAATGGGGCCATAGGGAACCTCAAAGGCAGACGCACCGCCAATCCGGGCGACAGCGACGGGAATGGTCAGCATTTCTTCGCGGGTGATAAAGGTCAGGGCGAAGATGAATTCATTCCAGGCAAAAATAAAGGTGAGAATTCCCGTAGTAACAAGGGCGGGGACGGTTAGGGGAAGGACGATTTTTAAGAGGGTTTGCACGGTGTTGTAGCCATCAACTTTGGCAGAATCTTCTAGGTCTTTTGGCAGTTGTTGGAAGAAGCTGCGCAGGACGAGGATGGTTAGAGGTAAGTTGATGGCGGTATAGGGAATAATCAGGGCGAGGTAGTTGTTGCCCAATCCGACGGCTTTGATGATTTCGAGAAGTCCGAGGAAGAGGAGAACGTAGGGGAAAAGGCTA
Protein-coding regions in this window:
- a CDS encoding Uma2 family endonuclease codes for the protein MSSVKPLDPPQDISQEIAFPPGDLFSDEPPLESELHLRQILLLLQSLEWFWNARQDFYACGNLTIYYSPNQRKSEQFRGPDFFVVLGVERKPRKSWVVWQEDGKYPNLIIEILSSSTAKTDRGLKKQIYQDIFRTPDYFWFDPDSLEFQGFHLVDGEYQDLQPNANGQLWSQQLQLYLGVHNSKLRWFDRENQLLLMPEEVARQEQQQREQAEQKALVEQQQREQTEQQLAETKTLLARYRERFGELPEQ
- a CDS encoding carbohydrate ABC transporter permease; the protein is MTNTPSKNQSESNPPRILLWVGIILIAIFCLAPVLWQVLTSFKINDAITAIPNVYIPTPNQLTLDHYLSLGGIFARYVFNSALVSFTSTLVCLAVGAPAAYTLARLKIPGENIILGCILIISLFPYVLLFLGLLEIIKAVGLGNNYLALIIPYTAINLPLTILVLRSFFQQLPKDLEDSAKVDGYNTVQTLLKIVLPLTVPALVTTGILTFIFAWNEFIFALTFITREEMLTIPVAVARIGGASAFEVPYGPIAAATVVGTLPLIILVLLFQRRIVQGITAGAVKG